The following are encoded together in the Penicillium digitatum chromosome 3, complete sequence genome:
- a CDS encoding Short chain type dehydrogenase, putative gives MWSVLAASKVALSTVVEALQKEVAPLVVQLGHFRTPFLSAGHRTKVAGHINDYDPVLDPIRTVFDALMAHSREIRSRVPAWLLMLWPAMTAASPGFYLWGRTSQQQSCKPIVSRQPNAGGAGLDRLNRCG, from the coding sequence ATGTGGTCGGTATTGGCAGCCTCCAAGGTTGCGCTCTCGACGGTGGTTGAGGCCTTGCAGAAGGAGGTTGCTCCCCTTGTGGTACAGCTGGGTCACTTTCGCACTCCGTTTCTCTCGGCCGGGCACCGCACCAAAGTTGCCGGCCACATCAACGATTACGACCCTGTGTTGGATCCAATCCGCACCGTTTTCGATGCTTTGATGGCTCACAGCAGGGAGATCCGATCAAGAGTGCCCGCGTGGTTGTTGATGCTGTGGCCCGCGATGACAGCAGCCTCCCCTGGCTTTTACCTGTGGGGCCGGACGTCACAGCAGCAGAGTTGCAAGCCCATAGTCTCGCGCCAGCCAAATGCAGGCGGTGCAGGCTTAGACCGACTCAACCGATGTGGATGA